A single genomic interval of Bacteroidota bacterium harbors:
- the pstC gene encoding phosphate ABC transporter permease subunit PstC, producing MKRLVDKLVEGMLKMSGAVTSITVLLIILFLFKEGAGLFSSSTIEKGYTLLVNSQNPIEELSPETMKKVFDGQIENWKDLGAKNEQIRIFRFDEIFSIYSDEELGADFALLPQKIAEVIASDATIIAYIPQKYVPKDYSSVKELKHRNISWSDYFLGKEWLPTATPAPLFGILPLLLGTLLVSIIAILIAIPLGVGVAIYLAEIANERTRKILKPAIELLAGIPSVVYGFFGLVVLVPIVQKMGGLALGETAFTGSLILAVMALPTIISIAEDAMRNTPKAMRDASLALGATHWQTIYRVVLPYASSGISAAIVLGIGRAIGETMAVLMVTGNAAVIPNSMFESVRTIPATIAAELGEAPGGGTHYQSLFLLGCVLFIITLIISILTEAIASRKVIKE from the coding sequence GTGAAAAGATTAGTTGATAAGTTAGTAGAAGGAATGCTTAAAATGAGTGGTGCAGTTACCAGTATAACTGTACTGCTCATTATCTTATTTTTATTCAAAGAAGGAGCCGGTTTGTTCAGTTCGTCAACTATAGAAAAAGGATATACTTTATTAGTAAATTCCCAAAATCCAATAGAAGAACTCTCACCCGAAACAATGAAGAAAGTTTTTGATGGACAAATTGAGAACTGGAAAGACTTAGGTGCAAAAAATGAGCAGATACGTATTTTTAGGTTTGATGAAATCTTTTCGATTTATTCAGATGAGGAACTGGGAGCAGATTTTGCCTTATTGCCTCAAAAGATTGCAGAAGTCATTGCTTCAGACGCTACAATTATTGCCTATATTCCTCAAAAATATGTTCCAAAAGATTACTCATCTGTCAAAGAATTGAAACACAGAAACATTAGTTGGAGCGATTATTTTTTGGGGAAAGAGTGGTTGCCCACTGCAACTCCGGCTCCTTTGTTTGGCATACTACCACTGTTGTTAGGTACACTCTTGGTGAGTATTATTGCTATACTTATAGCAATTCCATTAGGTGTAGGCGTTGCCATTTATTTGGCTGAAATTGCAAATGAAAGAACACGAAAAATACTAAAACCGGCAATTGAGTTATTGGCAGGAATTCCATCAGTAGTTTATGGTTTTTTTGGTTTAGTGGTGTTAGTCCCTATTGTTCAAAAAATGGGAGGTCTTGCTTTAGGCGAAACAGCTTTTACCGGAAGTTTAATTTTGGCTGTTATGGCTTTACCTACTATTATTTCAATAGCCGAAGACGCTATGAGGAATACGCCAAAAGCCATGCGGGACGCAAGTCTTGCCTTGGGCGCAACCCATTGGCAGACTATTTATAGGGTAGTGCTTCCTTATGCTTCATCGGGCATTTCGGCTGCCATTGTTTTAGGCATTGGCAGAGCAATTGGCGAAACCATGGCGGTACTGATGGTAACAGGTAATGCCGCAGTAATTCCAAACTCGATGTTTGAATCGGTTAGAACCATTCCTGCTACCATAGCTGCTGAATTAGGCGAAGCACCGGGTGGAGGTACACATTACCAATCCTTGTTTTTACTGGGTTGTGTATTGTTTATAATCACATTAATCATCAGTATTTTGACAGAAGCTATTGCATCTCGAAAAGTTATTAAAGAATGA
- a CDS encoding PstS family phosphate ABC transporter substrate-binding protein translates to MKKLVLTTLTYALLTSSSFAQKIKGSDTVLPLTQKALEAYKKERPAASLSITGGGSGVGISALLNGTTDIAQSSRRIKFDERQKFAEAGKQLKEVIIAYDALSIVVHPENKVTKLTREQLEGIFTGKIKNWKEVGGEDLKIIPYSRETSSGTYEFFKESVLKNKNYMNGILSMPATGGIIQSVSQTKGAISYVGFAYVNSKVKAVQVSYDKGKTYIAPTFENAKNKSYPIVRPLFYYYTQINAEGKSFIDFVLSPKGQKVVADVGYLPIK, encoded by the coding sequence ATGAAAAAATTAGTTTTAACAACATTGACCTACGCATTATTGACATCTTCAAGTTTTGCGCAAAAAATCAAAGGTTCAGATACTGTATTGCCACTTACACAGAAAGCGTTAGAAGCCTACAAAAAAGAACGCCCTGCCGCTTCCTTATCCATTACGGGCGGTGGTAGTGGTGTAGGTATTTCAGCATTGCTAAACGGAACAACAGACATTGCACAGTCTTCCAGAAGAATAAAATTTGACGAAAGACAGAAGTTTGCAGAGGCAGGTAAACAATTAAAGGAAGTGATTATCGCTTATGACGCATTAAGTATAGTGGTACATCCTGAGAACAAAGTAACCAAATTAACCCGTGAGCAATTAGAAGGAATCTTTACCGGAAAAATCAAAAACTGGAAAGAAGTTGGAGGTGAGGATTTGAAAATAATTCCTTATTCAAGAGAAACCTCATCAGGTACTTATGAGTTTTTCAAAGAAAGTGTTCTAAAAAACAAAAACTATATGAATGGAATACTAAGTATGCCGGCAACCGGTGGGATTATTCAGTCTGTCAGCCAAACAAAAGGTGCTATCAGCTACGTAGGGTTTGCTTATGTAAACAGCAAAGTAAAAGCTGTGCAAGTTTCGTATGACAAAGGGAAAACATATATCGCTCCCACATTTGAAAACGCAAAGAATAAAAGCTATCCTATTGTAAGACCCTTGTTTTATTACTACACACAAATTAATGCAGAAGGAAAATCATTCATTGATTTTGTTCTTTCTCCTAAAGGACAAAAGGTAGTTGCTGATGTGGGTTATCTCCCTATAAAATAA
- a CDS encoding T9SS type A sorting domain-containing protein, which translates to MIILCVIAVNHVRAQIVYRYIDLKVKIITPAANDTFYDDSQWHPLLFRIYNLGPDTILAGDHFNFNIFITYTAGMGTYTFQSDLLPGDSTIRHTSFITKDRPNLEENRLCVTVASGLQGGIANTPVLPTSVVVKSTDCIPIIFHIPDRTKFFDDLPYTDTLYMDSVPRYEFSVYPNPTQTNLNIRLTDRTVSLQSVEMIDMIGKSWNIDFEPKGDALYQINMNQILNGMYYIVIRTNSAVYRQMVLKE; encoded by the coding sequence ATGATAATACTTTGTGTGATTGCGGTTAATCATGTCAGAGCACAAATAGTATATCGTTACATTGATTTAAAAGTCAAAATTATTACCCCTGCTGCAAATGATACCTTTTATGATGATAGTCAATGGCATCCTTTGTTATTCAGGATTTACAATCTTGGACCGGATACCATTCTCGCAGGCGACCACTTCAATTTTAATATTTTTATAACCTATACGGCAGGAATGGGCACTTACACTTTTCAATCTGATTTGTTGCCGGGTGATTCCACAATTAGGCACACATCATTTATTACTAAAGATCGCCCCAACCTTGAGGAAAATAGACTTTGTGTGACAGTAGCTTCGGGGTTGCAAGGCGGTATTGCAAATACTCCGGTACTGCCGACTTCTGTAGTGGTAAAATCAACCGATTGTATCCCGATTATCTTTCATATACCCGATCGCACCAAGTTTTTTGATGATTTGCCCTATACCGATACCTTGTATATGGACTCTGTTCCACGTTATGAATTTTCAGTCTATCCAAATCCTACGCAGACAAATTTGAATATACGGCTCACTGACAGAACAGTATCCTTGCAATCAGTTGAGATGATTGATATGATTGGTAAATCGTGGAATATTGATTTTGAGCCTAAGGGCGATGCATTGTATCAAATCAATATGAATCAAATCCTTAATGGAATGTATTATATAGTTATACGGACAAACAGTGCGGTTTATAGGCAAATGGTGCTAAAAGAGTAG
- a CDS encoding T9SS type A sorting domain-containing protein, protein MLVKNIPIWLILLSVLNTLAVHAQTHKIRTLDLATYKLTQDSYTKRDRIHLQDRIEIAYKIVNQGPDTVYALDSLDMVFTFAQRKSNHEDYQKTLIVLKKPLYPGDSLLLTLTKEVDLIEDTEVFIVYGTVLLHNNSPLYPVKQEIGFPIFENNKWYKQYRVLPKWADVQTVSIPLWRIYPQPAQQKLFVVLPEAYFQGGVKVVVRDMLSNIVFEQDGFADNGEISIELPYSICAGLYLLTLSDDIKTLIRKIAIER, encoded by the coding sequence GTGTTAGTCAAAAACATTCCTATATGGCTTATTCTGTTGAGTGTGTTAAACACACTTGCAGTACATGCGCAAACCCACAAAATTCGTACCTTGGATTTGGCTACTTACAAGTTAACACAGGATAGCTACACGAAGAGAGACCGAATCCATTTGCAAGATAGAATTGAAATTGCATACAAGATTGTAAATCAGGGACCTGACACAGTTTATGCGCTTGACAGTTTGGACATGGTGTTTACTTTCGCACAAAGAAAAAGTAATCATGAAGATTATCAGAAAACCTTGATTGTGCTTAAAAAGCCTTTATATCCGGGGGATTCACTCCTGCTTACCTTGACGAAAGAAGTAGATTTAATTGAGGACACAGAAGTTTTTATTGTGTATGGCACTGTTCTATTACACAACAATTCCCCATTATACCCCGTGAAACAAGAGATAGGCTTTCCGATATTTGAAAATAACAAATGGTATAAACAGTACAGAGTATTACCCAAATGGGCTGATGTACAAACGGTATCAATTCCGCTATGGAGAATATACCCGCAACCTGCACAGCAAAAATTATTTGTTGTCTTGCCTGAGGCTTATTTTCAAGGAGGTGTCAAGGTTGTTGTACGTGATATGCTATCCAATATAGTGTTTGAACAAGACGGTTTTGCTGATAATGGAGAAATCTCAATAGAGTTACCGTATAGTATTTGTGCCGGGTTGTATCTGCTGACATTGAGTGATGACATAAAAACCTTAATCCGAAAAATAGCAATCGAACGATGA
- a CDS encoding T9SS type A sorting domain-containing protein, with protein sequence MLIILSILMAYPAVSQYGRYRTIDLGVNILNLKEGDYIKSPTKLSILYSIKNYGPDTVFIEDSLILWIFITPYGTKVEKHPCEKPLFPGDSIILQYEAAIDYDQDNNYFQAGVTVQLYNHSKLYPFFYETGSVPTHENNSASVRLYHRWEFSGVAAGKLQNESAYFPNPIRDNTLYVYPSIRLGSVFTIEIINLMGVTVFASNSQDWQQVSTGYKIHLPNDLANGVYLLKMDSAKRTETHKIVVQKE encoded by the coding sequence ATGCTTATAATATTAAGCATACTAATGGCATATCCTGCTGTGTCCCAATATGGCAGATACCGCACCATAGACTTAGGTGTCAATATTCTAAATCTGAAGGAGGGCGATTATATTAAATCACCAACCAAGCTCAGCATCCTCTATTCAATCAAAAACTACGGACCTGATACGGTATTCATAGAAGATTCTTTGATTCTATGGATTTTTATTACCCCTTACGGCACTAAGGTAGAGAAGCATCCTTGTGAAAAACCGTTGTTTCCGGGCGATTCAATAATATTGCAATACGAAGCAGCGATAGATTATGACCAAGATAATAATTATTTTCAGGCGGGCGTAACTGTTCAACTATATAATCATTCCAAGCTTTACCCGTTTTTTTATGAAACCGGTTCTGTTCCAACGCATGAAAACAACAGTGCGAGTGTTCGGTTATATCATCGTTGGGAGTTTAGTGGTGTGGCGGCAGGTAAGCTTCAAAATGAGTCTGCATACTTTCCCAATCCTATTCGCGATAATACTTTGTATGTTTATCCGAGCATCCGGTTGGGTTCGGTGTTTACAATAGAAATCATCAATTTGATGGGAGTAACTGTCTTTGCAAGTAATTCGCAAGATTGGCAGCAGGTAAGTACAGGATACAAAATTCATCTTCCGAATGATTTGGCTAACGGAGTATATTTGCTCAAAATGGATTCTGCAAAAAGGACGGAAACACATAAAATTGTAGTGCAAAAAGAATAA
- a CDS encoding TlpA family protein disulfide reductase gives MIKNICLAFFAILFSSSVMAQNEAVVKLIIPDNGKYFNFSDLLIYRMENGQLLMNMSVLTTGEETIIKIPVEKGETEMVRMLYNTKDGKYFDLFIPDGDTSIVQMNVYPTESKYPKILKGNMNKDYYEYIVQKEGYETRNGEMLEQYAKATSKAEKKEIASKIEDNRKEFEIVCWQLTKQNQRNLLGSYIYNNPIRKTNVKLSETEQTKILIDNYWKDINLTDVKLLKTFLFRDLLENYITLYYIDGLLPAQQDSALIVSVKRAMDVFSQSEEHYNFAYNFLIHGFEVLQNSELVSYMVTHYTAPDQCETDGPDEKTRNEMEANERMRPGKPAPDIALHKTDGTQFSIKDIQADTVLVIFFSSTCPHCTKAMPQVVSLLKNTNIKVVAVSADREPSEYYSYIKNYPDWIHYCDFKAGDSKPIIDYNIKGTPTYVLLDKEKRIIDKYRTIDQLKQVIVKKR, from the coding sequence ATGATAAAGAATATCTGTCTTGCCTTCTTTGCCATATTGTTTTCATCGTCTGTAATGGCGCAAAATGAAGCAGTTGTCAAACTCATTATCCCCGATAATGGCAAATATTTTAACTTTAGTGATTTATTGATTTACAGGATGGAAAACGGACAGTTACTTATGAATATGTCTGTTTTGACAACAGGGGAGGAGACAATTATTAAAATTCCTGTAGAAAAGGGTGAGACCGAAATGGTTAGGATGCTTTATAATACTAAAGATGGCAAATATTTTGACTTGTTTATTCCTGATGGAGACACAAGCATAGTGCAAATGAATGTATATCCTACAGAATCCAAATATCCCAAAATATTAAAGGGTAATATGAACAAGGATTATTATGAATATATTGTTCAGAAAGAAGGCTACGAAACACGCAATGGTGAGATGTTGGAACAATACGCAAAAGCAACATCCAAGGCTGAAAAAAAAGAAATTGCCTCCAAAATAGAAGATAATCGAAAAGAATTTGAGATTGTATGTTGGCAATTAACCAAACAAAATCAACGTAATTTACTTGGTTCTTATATTTATAATAATCCGATTAGAAAGACAAATGTAAAACTATCAGAAACAGAACAAACCAAGATTTTGATTGACAATTATTGGAAAGACATTAATCTCACAGATGTCAAACTGCTCAAAACGTTTTTGTTCCGAGATTTATTGGAGAATTATATAACATTGTATTATATTGATGGATTATTGCCTGCACAGCAAGATTCAGCACTTATTGTGAGTGTAAAAAGGGCAATGGATGTATTTTCCCAGAGTGAGGAACATTACAATTTTGCCTATAATTTTCTGATACATGGTTTTGAAGTGTTGCAAAACTCAGAGCTTGTCAGTTATATGGTAACTCATTATACCGCACCTGACCAATGTGAGACAGATGGACCTGATGAAAAGACAAGAAATGAGATGGAAGCCAACGAAAGAATGAGACCCGGCAAACCCGCTCCTGACATTGCTTTGCACAAAACAGACGGAACTCAATTTAGCATAAAAGATATTCAAGCAGATACTGTATTGGTTATTTTCTTTTCAAGCACTTGTCCGCACTGCACCAAAGCGATGCCGCAAGTTGTCAGTCTGCTCAAAAATACAAATATCAAAGTGGTTGCTGTCTCAGCAGATAGGGAGCCTTCAGAGTATTATAGTTATATCAAAAATTATCCCGACTGGATACACTATTGCGATTTCAAAGCAGGTGATTCCAAACCTATTATCGATTACAATATCAAAGGGACACCAACCTACGTTTTGTTAGATAAAGAAAAAAGAATCATTGATAAATACAGAACCATAGATCAGCTCAAACAAGTAATAGTTAAAAAGCGATGA
- the pyk gene encoding pyruvate kinase, with protein MLKNVYKPTFNRTKIVATIGPATSSLEMIKKIIMAGVDVCRVNMSHGTYEQHQQVIENVRAVNKELHSNVCILLDLQGPKLRVGNMGEDGYMLRKGAMVMLTSNDVAGSEKLIPIRFDSLSHDVKPGERILLDDGKILIKIIKVLNDNQVEAEVLEGGVLKSNKGFNLPETKVSFPALTPKDIQDLAFGLKNNVEWVGLSFVRSAADIVDLKNRIAKAGSDAVVIAKIEKPEAVQNIDSIIEVTDGIMVARGDLGVEMPIERVPLIQKEIVEKCLIKAKPVIIATQMMESMIERSMPTRAEVTDVANAVIDGADAVMLSGETSVGEHPVLVVETMDKIVRELEKDKRVYYKGGKPTSDSPIFLSDEICFTAVRMSDHIQAKVIAGMTRSGYNGYKVSSFRPEAAIFIFTDNEVLLNRMNLVWGVRGFYYDQFLSTDETFADVIKVLKDRGVVQKGDKVIHTASMPILKKERTNTIKISVVD; from the coding sequence ATGTTGAAAAACGTATATAAACCCACATTTAACCGTACAAAGATTGTTGCAACTATTGGTCCTGCTACATCCTCTCTCGAAATGATTAAGAAAATCATTATGGCAGGTGTTGATGTGTGCAGAGTCAATATGTCTCATGGGACTTATGAGCAGCATCAGCAAGTAATAGAAAATGTAAGAGCAGTCAACAAAGAATTACACTCCAATGTATGTATCTTGTTGGATTTACAGGGTCCGAAACTACGTGTGGGCAATATGGGAGAAGATGGTTACATGCTTCGCAAAGGTGCAATGGTCATGCTGACCTCCAATGATGTCGCTGGTAGCGAAAAGCTGATTCCTATTCGTTTTGACTCGCTTAGCCATGATGTAAAGCCGGGAGAGAGGATTCTGTTGGATGACGGTAAAATACTCATTAAAATAATCAAAGTCCTGAATGATAATCAAGTAGAAGCAGAAGTGTTGGAAGGTGGTGTTCTTAAGTCTAATAAAGGATTTAACTTACCGGAAACCAAGGTTTCATTTCCTGCGTTGACCCCAAAGGATATTCAAGATTTAGCCTTTGGCTTAAAAAATAATGTAGAATGGGTGGGATTGTCATTTGTGAGAAGTGCAGCAGATATTGTAGATTTGAAAAACAGAATTGCAAAAGCAGGGAGCGATGCTGTTGTTATTGCCAAAATTGAAAAACCCGAAGCAGTACAAAATATTGATTCAATCATTGAAGTAACAGATGGCATCATGGTAGCTCGTGGCGATTTAGGTGTGGAGATGCCCATTGAACGAGTTCCTTTGATTCAAAAAGAGATTGTTGAAAAATGCCTTATTAAAGCCAAACCTGTCATTATTGCTACGCAAATGATGGAAAGTATGATAGAACGCTCCATGCCGACACGGGCAGAGGTTACTGATGTTGCTAATGCTGTTATTGACGGTGCAGATGCAGTAATGCTCAGCGGAGAAACCTCGGTGGGAGAACATCCCGTGCTTGTGGTTGAAACTATGGACAAGATTGTCAGAGAGCTGGAAAAGGACAAACGTGTGTATTACAAAGGTGGAAAGCCCACTTCCGACTCACCTATTTTCCTTTCAGATGAAATATGCTTTACCGCTGTGCGTATGAGTGATCATATACAAGCTAAGGTTATTGCAGGCATGACAAGGTCGGGGTATAACGGATATAAAGTGTCATCTTTTAGACCTGAAGCCGCCATTTTTATTTTTACCGACAATGAAGTTCTTCTCAATAGAATGAACTTAGTATGGGGTGTGAGAGGATTCTATTATGACCAGTTTTTGAGTACTGACGAAACTTTCGCAGATGTTATTAAAGTGCTCAAGGACAGAGGAGTGGTGCAGAAAGGAGACAAAGTTATTCATACCGCCAGCATGCCTATTTTGAAAAAAGAACGTACCAACACTATCAAAATCTCTGTTGTGGACTGA
- the sppA gene encoding signal peptide peptidase SppA, which yields MKQFFKFFFASVLGFFVSIILVLFIGGILIAGMVAAFGNQSTQPKKDMVLELNLNYLINEQTQDNPLVELFDKEVDMPLGLDEIIYNLQRAAKDDNVKGVLIRPGLLSAGYGTIEEIVNSIKTFKKSGKFVYAYCEYLTEKNYLVASACDSIFMNPAGNIAVDGLSSNVVFYTGLLDKLGVKMELFKVGTHKGAAEVFTQNQLSEPNKQQIQRYINAVFDLFCEDIAQNRSINKEDFKNQVSGFRVQTPQQALENKWIDGVWYEDQVADLIKEKIGSNLNEKICFTKISKYRKMAGPNLRKMNAPNQIAFVYIDGDINYNNNEVGGQATCKSLLNTLRKIRYNKDIKAMVVRVNSPGGSAYGSDQLWREISLIKKVKPVIISMGDVAASGGYYLSAPADTIVVSKYTLTGSIGVFALYPNVSAFLKDKLGLSFESVKTGEYADMGMPGRNFTESERTIIQNGVNKVYYDFTKVVREGRGLDSVSVENVAEGKIWIAADAIQNRLADVVGGIQTAIDIAVNKAGIDSGDYKIIYLPKNDNFTSMLFNMSTAYNQSKLKTQLGDFYPYYLNLQAAKERAGMQMYLPVSPILD from the coding sequence ATGAAGCAATTTTTCAAATTTTTCTTTGCCTCTGTCTTAGGTTTTTTTGTTTCAATCATTTTGGTTCTGTTTATTGGAGGAATTCTTATAGCAGGAATGGTTGCAGCTTTTGGTAATCAATCGACTCAGCCCAAAAAAGATATGGTGCTTGAATTAAATCTGAATTATCTAATCAACGAGCAAACTCAAGACAATCCACTTGTTGAGTTATTTGACAAAGAAGTTGATATGCCATTAGGTTTAGATGAAATCATTTATAACCTCCAAAGAGCTGCAAAAGATGACAACGTGAAAGGAGTGCTAATCAGACCCGGATTGCTTTCTGCAGGTTATGGTACCATTGAAGAAATTGTAAACTCAATCAAGACTTTCAAAAAATCAGGCAAGTTTGTGTATGCATATTGTGAGTATCTTACTGAAAAGAATTACCTTGTCGCTAGTGCTTGTGACAGTATATTTATGAATCCTGCAGGTAATATTGCGGTTGATGGTCTAAGTTCTAATGTAGTTTTTTACACGGGGCTCTTAGATAAATTGGGTGTAAAGATGGAACTTTTTAAGGTAGGTACGCACAAAGGAGCCGCAGAGGTATTTACTCAAAACCAACTGAGTGAACCCAACAAGCAACAAATTCAGCGCTATATCAACGCTGTGTTTGATTTATTTTGTGAGGACATTGCTCAAAATAGGAGTATCAACAAAGAAGATTTCAAAAATCAAGTTTCAGGTTTTCGGGTTCAAACACCTCAACAAGCCTTGGAAAACAAATGGATTGACGGTGTGTGGTACGAAGACCAAGTGGCAGACTTAATTAAGGAGAAGATTGGTAGCAATCTGAATGAAAAGATTTGTTTTACCAAAATCTCAAAATACCGTAAAATGGCAGGACCTAATCTGAGAAAAATGAATGCTCCTAATCAGATAGCATTTGTTTATATAGATGGAGATATTAACTACAATAATAATGAAGTAGGAGGGCAGGCAACTTGCAAATCACTTTTGAACACATTACGCAAAATCAGATATAACAAGGATATCAAAGCGATGGTTGTCAGAGTGAACTCTCCGGGGGGCAGCGCTTATGGTTCTGACCAATTATGGAGAGAAATCTCCTTGATAAAAAAAGTGAAACCTGTCATTATTTCTATGGGAGATGTGGCTGCGAGCGGTGGCTACTATCTTTCTGCACCTGCAGACACAATTGTAGTATCAAAGTACACTCTCACAGGTTCAATTGGTGTGTTTGCCTTATATCCCAATGTAAGTGCTTTTTTGAAAGATAAACTCGGATTATCTTTTGAATCTGTAAAAACAGGTGAATATGCAGATATGGGCATGCCGGGAAGAAATTTTACCGAAAGCGAAAGAACTATCATCCAAAATGGGGTCAATAAAGTGTATTACGATTTTACAAAGGTTGTTAGAGAAGGAAGGGGTTTGGACAGTGTGTCGGTTGAAAATGTGGCAGAGGGGAAGATTTGGATTGCCGCAGATGCGATTCAGAATCGTTTAGCAGATGTGGTAGGGGGAATTCAAACTGCCATTGATATTGCAGTAAATAAAGCCGGTATAGATTCAGGTGATTACAAAATTATCTATCTGCCAAAGAATGACAATTTTACTTCCATGTTATTTAATATGAGTACTGCCTATAACCAAAGTAAATTAAAAACGCAACTGGGCGATTTTTATCCATATTATCTTAATCTACAAGCTGCAAAAGAAAGAGCCGGTATGCAGATGTATTTGCCTGTTTCGCCAATACTGGATTAA
- a CDS encoding WcaF family extracellular polysaccharide biosynthesis acetyltransferase gives MSQKQTQLKDYQNKDFERGRSLLITFIWYAVSNIFINSYLFPSYTLKRFLLRLFGAEIGIGVLVKPKVNIKYPWKLKIGNHVWIGENVWIDNLDKITIGNNVCISQGAMLICGNHNYKKSEFDLTTKPIVLEEGVWLGAKSIVSGGVTCKSHSVLSIASVASSDLAPYSIYRGNPAIKIKDRNIA, from the coding sequence ATGAGTCAGAAACAAACCCAATTAAAAGACTATCAGAATAAGGATTTTGAGCGGGGGCGTTCATTATTGATAACCTTTATTTGGTATGCTGTCAGCAACATATTCATAAATTCATATCTATTTCCCAGCTATACACTCAAAAGGTTCTTATTAAGACTTTTTGGAGCAGAAATTGGCATAGGCGTACTGGTTAAACCTAAAGTCAACATTAAGTATCCTTGGAAACTTAAGATAGGTAACCATGTTTGGATAGGCGAAAACGTTTGGATTGACAATTTAGATAAAATTACGATTGGTAACAATGTGTGTATTTCTCAGGGAGCAATGCTTATTTGCGGTAACCATAATTATAAAAAATCTGAATTTGACCTTACAACCAAGCCGATAGTATTGGAAGAAGGTGTTTGGTTAGGTGCAAAATCAATTGTTTCAGGAGGCGTTACATGCAAAAGTCACAGCGTGTTATCAATTGCATCCGTAGCCTCCTCCGATTTAGCCCCATACAGCATTTATAGAGGAAACCCCGCCATTAAAATCAAAGATAGAAACATTGCATAA
- a CDS encoding glycosyltransferase, with amino-acid sequence MHNLKVSIITVVYNGSKTIAQCIESVIGQNYPNIEYIVIDGNSTDGTQAIVAAYQHKISTFVSEPDKGLYDAMNKGVQRASGDIVGIVNADDFLADNLVISRIVKLFEDNDTDAVCSSVAIYKNEDFVKPWRFYDATRFRLWQFRIGIQPPHPGFYVKRTYYQNLGLYDTQFRISGDFDILLRMLYVHKIKATYTKFISVKMRDGGISSKDWESKIKMNKEDLISLKKYGIKSNIVLIWFKYFIKVFQLLK; translated from the coding sequence TTGCATAATCTCAAAGTTTCCATTATAACGGTTGTTTACAATGGCAGCAAAACCATTGCCCAGTGTATTGAATCAGTTATTGGACAAAATTACCCGAATATTGAATACATTGTAATTGACGGCAATTCCACAGATGGAACCCAAGCTATTGTAGCAGCCTATCAACACAAGATTTCTACTTTTGTGAGCGAACCCGACAAAGGCTTATATGACGCTATGAATAAAGGAGTACAACGAGCAAGCGGGGACATTGTGGGTATAGTAAACGCAGATGACTTCTTGGCAGATAATCTTGTGATTAGTCGGATTGTCAAACTTTTTGAAGATAATGACACGGATGCTGTTTGCAGCAGTGTAGCCATATACAAGAATGAAGACTTTGTCAAACCTTGGCGTTTTTATGATGCCACTCGATTTCGTTTGTGGCAGTTTAGAATCGGGATTCAACCCCCTCACCCGGGATTTTATGTAAAAAGGACATATTATCAGAATTTGGGGCTATATGATACCCAATTTAGAATTTCCGGTGATTTTGACATTTTACTGCGTATGTTGTATGTACATAAAATCAAAGCAACTTATACCAAATTCATCAGCGTCAAAATGCGCGATGGCGGCATTAGTAGTAAGGATTGGGAGAGCAAAATCAAGATGAACAAAGAAGACCTTATTTCCCTCAAAAAATATGGCATAAAAAGTAACATTGTGTTGATATGGTTCAAGTATTTCATTAAGGTCTTCCAATTACTCAAATGA